In bacterium HR17, the following are encoded in one genomic region:
- the crtI_1 gene encoding Phytoene desaturase (lycopene-forming): protein MTQQTHRWDAIIIGAGHNGLVAAAYLAKAGLKVCVLERRSVIGGCCTTETLWGKYKVSTAAYVCGLMHPKIVRDLQLPRYGFEILRRDPSSFTPIPDGDYLLLGSDERFNAEQIARFSRRDAENFLRYEAAMDKLAAFVEPLLTCVPPRFPDATLSDLPTYCRLLARFLRLPPSERSLLTQLLTGSAWDVLSEWFESEPLKITLATDGVIGTALPPTAPTTGLVLFHHVMGSITGKRGVWGYVRGGMGALSAAIATVARQHGATILTETEVQQILVRDGAVAGVVLGDGTEIASRVVLSNADPKRTFLQLLPEGVLPEEFVRKVQRIKMSAAAFKVNLVADGLPEFRGVRGDTHGHLRSTIHLCPSLAFLQQAYADYQRNEPSQQPMVEMCIPTVLDATLASDGKHIVSLFVQYAPYEPVGGWQRWKDEFVRRILAVVDEFAPYFSARVVHLQALSPKDLEAELGLTGGNIFHGDLTPDQMFVFRPIAGWAQYRTPVRGLYLCGAGTHPGGGVIGAAGHNAAMVVLQDWRRRS, encoded by the coding sequence ATGACGCAGCAAACGCACCGCTGGGACGCCATCATCATTGGTGCTGGACATAACGGGTTGGTGGCAGCGGCGTATCTGGCTAAGGCAGGGCTGAAAGTTTGCGTGCTGGAACGCCGCTCTGTTATCGGCGGCTGTTGCACGACGGAAACGCTGTGGGGCAAATACAAGGTCTCAACGGCAGCGTATGTGTGTGGCTTGATGCACCCCAAAATCGTCCGCGATCTGCAACTGCCCCGTTATGGCTTTGAAATCTTGCGCCGCGACCCGTCCTCCTTCACGCCGATCCCTGACGGCGACTATTTGCTTTTGGGCAGCGACGAGCGGTTCAACGCCGAACAAATCGCCCGCTTCTCTCGCCGCGATGCTGAAAACTTTTTGCGCTACGAAGCGGCGATGGACAAACTGGCGGCGTTCGTTGAACCGTTGCTGACTTGCGTTCCCCCTCGCTTTCCCGATGCCACGCTCTCTGACTTGCCCACTTATTGCCGCTTGCTGGCGCGTTTCCTGCGATTGCCTCCATCAGAGCGGTCGTTGCTGACGCAACTTTTGACGGGCAGTGCGTGGGATGTGCTGAGCGAATGGTTTGAGAGCGAACCGCTAAAAATCACGCTGGCGACCGACGGCGTGATCGGGACGGCATTACCGCCGACCGCACCGACGACGGGGCTGGTGCTTTTTCACCATGTTATGGGCAGCATCACAGGCAAGCGAGGCGTTTGGGGTTATGTGCGGGGCGGCATGGGCGCGCTCAGCGCCGCCATCGCCACCGTCGCCCGCCAACATGGCGCGACGATTTTAACCGAAACCGAAGTGCAGCAAATTTTGGTGCGCGACGGTGCTGTCGCCGGCGTGGTGTTGGGAGACGGGACGGAAATCGCCAGTCGCGTCGTTTTGTCCAACGCTGACCCCAAACGCACTTTTTTGCAATTGCTACCCGAAGGCGTTCTGCCTGAAGAGTTTGTGCGAAAAGTGCAACGCATCAAGATGAGTGCCGCTGCGTTCAAGGTCAACCTCGTCGCCGATGGGTTGCCTGAATTTCGGGGCGTGCGGGGCGACACGCACGGGCACTTGCGCTCCACCATTCACCTTTGCCCGTCCCTCGCATTTTTACAGCAGGCTTACGCCGACTATCAGCGCAACGAGCCGTCACAGCAGCCGATGGTGGAGATGTGCATCCCGACCGTTTTAGACGCGACCCTTGCGTCTGATGGCAAGCACATCGTTTCGCTGTTCGTGCAGTATGCGCCTTATGAACCTGTCGGCGGATGGCAGCGATGGAAGGACGAATTTGTGCGGCGCATCCTTGCCGTCGTGGACGAATTTGCCCCCTATTTTTCGGCACGCGTCGTGCACTTACAAGCGCTTTCGCCAAAAGACTTGGAAGCCGAATTGGGGCTAACAGGCGGCAACATCTTTCACGGTGACCTTACACCCGACCAAATGTTCGTCTTTCGCCCCATCGCTGGTTGGGCGCAATATCGGACACCCGTGCGGGGCTTGTATCTGTGTGGCGCCGGGACACATCCGGGCGGCGGCGTGATTGGGGCTGCGGGGCACAACGCCGCAATGGTCGTGTTGCAGGATTGGCGGCGTAGGTCTTAG
- the lacC gene encoding Tagatose-6-phosphate kinase, translating into MVVAVTLNPAVDKTVVVPDFRWTRVVRVAETFVYPSGKGVNVARVLRRLGTPAVCLGFVGGMTGEWLQAALNAESIPHDFTAITQPTRLNLTLRDPVQGLECHLVESGPAIAADEWDAFRSTFMRHLRNAHWVALCGSLPLGLPEDTYAQLIALARQHGVSVALDTSGNPLRLGLTAAPTLIKPNRSELAEALGKPMDTDEQIAQAIRCLTQKGICYVVVSLGAAGAFGGTKDGIWKAVPPPVAVVNTVGSGDALLGGLLHALLTLRLPFERALAFAVATGTANVLVDGPGYVDAATVQGLQAQVQLQRW; encoded by the coding sequence ATGGTAGTAGCGGTAACGCTTAACCCTGCCGTGGACAAAACGGTCGTCGTGCCCGACTTTCGTTGGACGCGGGTCGTGCGGGTGGCGGAAACTTTCGTCTACCCGTCGGGCAAAGGCGTCAATGTCGCGCGGGTGTTGAGGCGATTGGGCACGCCTGCGGTGTGTCTCGGTTTCGTCGGTGGCATGACAGGCGAATGGCTGCAAGCGGCGTTGAACGCTGAATCTATCCCGCACGATTTCACTGCCATCACTCAACCGACCCGTCTCAACCTGACTTTGCGTGACCCCGTGCAAGGTTTGGAATGCCATCTCGTTGAAAGCGGACCGGCGATTGCTGCCGATGAGTGGGACGCTTTTCGCAGCACCTTCATGCGCCACTTGCGCAACGCCCATTGGGTAGCGCTGTGTGGGTCATTGCCCTTGGGCTTGCCCGAAGACACTTACGCTCAACTGATCGCGTTAGCCCGTCAGCACGGCGTTTCCGTCGCTTTGGACACCAGCGGCAACCCCTTGCGCTTAGGCTTAACCGCTGCGCCTACGCTTATCAAACCCAATCGGTCCGAATTGGCGGAAGCGTTGGGCAAACCGATGGACACCGATGAACAAATCGCCCAAGCCATTCGCTGCCTGACGCAAAAGGGCATCTGCTATGTCGTCGTTTCGTTGGGAGCGGCGGGGGCTTTTGGCGGCACGAAAGACGGCATTTGGAAAGCCGTCCCGCCACCCGTCGCCGTCGTTAACACGGTCGGCTCAGGCGATGCGTTGCTGGGTGGACTGCTTCACGCGTTGTTAACCTTGCGGTTGCCGTTTGAACGCGCGTTAGCGTTTGCGGTCGCGACGGGCACAGCGAATGTGCTGGTGGACGGTCCAGGCTATGTAGACGCTGCCACCGTGCAAGGTTTACAGGCGCAAGTGCAGTTGCAACGATGGTAG